A window of Candidatus Margulisiibacteriota bacterium contains these coding sequences:
- the tadA gene encoding tRNA adenosine(34) deaminase TadA — translation MPNNKDAEYFMREALKQARKAWQNGDVPVGAVIVKSGRIIARGWNEREKKQDPCQHAEIAAIRRAARGLGSWRLLDCALYVTLEPCAMCAGAIALARIPRVIYAAADPKAGACGSVLNIPAEKKLNHRPEVVGGVLAAE, via the coding sequence ATGCCAAATAATAAAGACGCCGAATATTTCATGCGCGAGGCTTTAAAGCAGGCGCGGAAGGCCTGGCAAAATGGAGACGTACCGGTCGGGGCGGTCATTGTCAAAAGCGGGCGCATTATCGCGCGCGGCTGGAATGAACGGGAGAAAAAACAGGATCCGTGCCAGCACGCGGAGATTGCGGCCATACGGCGTGCCGCGCGCGGCCTGGGCAGCTGGCGTTTGCTGGACTGCGCTCTCTACGTCACGCTGGAGCCCTGCGCGATGTGCGCTGGCGCGATAGCGCTGGCCAGAATACCGCGTGTGATCTACGCCGCCGCCGACCCTAAAGCTGGCGCCTGCGGCTCTGTGCTGAATATTCCAGCCGAAAAAAAATTAAATCACCGCCCGGAAGTGGTCGGCGGCGTGCTGGCGGCTGAA